CGGTGATCAGCCTGCCGGGCGTGCCGCACGAGATGAAGGACATCCTGGCCGCCTCCGTGCTGCCCTACCTGCGCGAGCGGGTGGGCGGGCAGGGCATCATCAAAGCGCGGGTGCTGCGCACGGCGGGCATCGGCGAAAGCCAGATCGACGCGCGCATCACGGATCTGATGGCGTGGAGCAACCCGACCGTGGGGCTGGCCGCGCACACCGGGCAGACCGACATCCGCATCACAGCGCGCGCCGACAGCGAGGCCGAAGCGGACGGCATGATCGCGGAGGCGGAGGCAGTCATCCGCGAGCGCGTGGGCGACTTCATCTACGGGACCGGGCAGGAGCCATTCAACGCGGCGTTCGCGCGGCTGCTGCGCGACAACGGCCTGACGCTGGCGGTGAGCTACACCGGCCCGGACGGCGCGACCGTCGCGGCGCGGCTGCGGGAAGCGTTGGAGGCGGACGAAACGGTGCTGCCGCACGTCGAAACCGGCGACGTGGACGCGCTGCTGGCGCGTTTGGACTGGACCGAGGCGGACTTCGACGCGGCGCACCGCGATTACTGCACGCTGTCTCAGTCGGAAGCGGAACGCCTCATCGGGGCGACCGGGGCCAGCGTGGTGCTGGCCATGGTGACGGACGCGGACGGCACGGGTATCACCGCGCAAGCGGGCGACCAATCGCGCAGCCGCTGCTATGGGTACGGCGTGGTCGAGGGCGAAAAACCGTTCTGGGCGGAAACGTGGGCCATGAGCATGGCGTGGCGGCTGCTGCTGCAAACGGGCCTGATTCGCGCCCGGTCGGCGGAGTAGGTGCGTGGGTGCTGGCGAACCTCTGGCACTGAGGCTGGCGCAGGAGAGCCTGATCCTGTTTGGGCGGTTCATGCAGGCGGACGGCAGTGCGTGGCCGGTCGCGCTGCGCCTGGGCTGGCTGCCGTCCTATCCGGCGCTGCTGCGGGACGTGGCGCTGGCCCTGAACCCGCTCGTGGCGGCGAGCGGAGCGGATCGCATCCTGACCACCGCCGAAGAGGTGCCGCTCGGCGTGGCGCTGGGGCTGGCAGCGGATCGTGTGGTGCTCACGCCTGCCGCGAACCCGCCGGAGGGCGCGGCGTTTGCCATCGAGGGCGCGTACGATATCGGCCACCAGACTGTGCTGCTGTCCGATACCCTGCTCGACCGGGCACAGGCGGACGCGATCCGGGCGCTGGCGGGCCGGGTCGGACTTGAGATTCATGCGGTCGTCGCGGTGATCGATCTGGGATTGGGGGCGCGAGCCGCGTTGCAAGCCGCTGGGTTTGAGGCGGCGGCGCTGTTCACATTGCGCGAGATGCTGCCGGTGCTGGAACAGCACGCGATTCTGCCGCCGCGAATGCGGGCCAGCGTCGAGACGTGGTTGGACGAAAACGCCGGAACTGGACTGTAACGAGCGGAAGTATAGAGTGGGAAGGGCGGGGTGCTGCGACCAGCGCCCCGCCGTCGTTTAGGACCGTTCGTGGAGCGACGCCCGGCGGAGTTCGAGGGCGTCGCGTGTGAGGATCATGGTGCGTTTCAGGCCGTTGGCCCAGACATGCTCGACCTGGAAGCCGAGCGATTGGGCCATGTGCAGGGCGCGCTCGTTGCTGACGGGCACGTCCAGGCGCAGCGCGCCGCAGCAGCCGCTCTTAAACACCGCGTCTGCGTAGGCCAGCACCGCTTCGGTGGCGAAACCCTGGCCCCACAGGGTCGTTTCGCCAATCGCGATGGAAAAAGTGACGCAGCCGGGACGGTCGTCGCAGGCGATGTAGAACTCGCCAATGGGCGTTTCGTCCGCGTCGCGCAGGCAAATGACGAAGTGCCGGGCCTCGGTGCGCCCGTCCACGTGGCGGCAGAACCAGTTGTCCATGTCCGTTTCGTCATAGTTCTGCATGCCGTCGCCGCTGCCGGATGGCCCCATAATGGCCGGGTTGTTCCACCACTGGCGGAGGTAGGGCGCGTCGGCGCGCGTCGTGGGTCGGATCACGAGACGCTCGCTGGTGACGTGCTGAGGGATAGGTTGGGGGGCGCTGTGTTGCCTGTCGTTAGTCATCGTCGTCTAACCTCAAGACTGCCATGAATGCTTCCTGTGGGACTTCGACGTTACCGATCATCTTCAGGCGTTTCTTGCCTTTTTTCTGCTTTTCGAGCAGTTTTTTCTTGCGCGAGATGTCGCCGCCATAACACTTGGCGAGCACGTCTTTGCGCAGGGCTTTGACGTTGGCACGGCTGACGATATGTTTACCGATCGCGGCCTGGATCGGCACTTCGTAAAGCTGGCGCGGGATCAGGCGCTTGAGCTGCGTCACGAGCCGCTGGCCCTTGTGGAACGCCTCGTCCTCGTGCACGATCATCGCCAGCGCGTCGACGGGCTGCTTGTTGACCAGCACGTCGAGCTTGACCAGTTTCTCGGCGCGGTATTCGTCCAGGTGATAGTCCAGGCTGGCGTAGCCGCGCGTGGCGGCCTTCAGGCGGCTGTAGAAATCGATGATCATCTCGGCCAGCGGCAGCCTGTACTTCAACAGCACGCGCATCGGGTCGAGATACTCCATGTTTACGTACTCGCCGCGCTTGGACGTGACCAGCTCCATGATCGCGCCGATGTACGCTTCCGGCGTGAAGATCTCGATCGACATCCACGGCTCGCGGATCTCGTCGATGACGCTGGGGTCGGGCAGGTCGGCGGGGCTGGTGATGGTGACGACCTCGCCGTCGCGCATCAGGAGCTGGTATTCGACGCTGGGCGCGGTCGCCAGGAGGTCGAGATCATATTCACGCTCCAGCCGTTCCTGCACGATCTCCATGTGGAACAGGCCCAGGAACCCGACGCGGAAGCCGAAGTTCAGCGCCTGCGACGTCTCCGGCGTGTAGCTCAGAGAGGCGTCGTTGAGCTGGAGCTTTTCCAGCGCGTCGCGCAGATCGTTATAGTCGTCGTTGTCGGATGGGTAAAAGCTGGCGTAGACCATCGGCTTGATGTGCTTGTAGCCGGGCATCGGCTCGGTCGCGCCGCCCTGCGCCAGCGTGATCGTGTCACCGACGCGGCACTCGCGCACCGTTTTCAGGCCGGTGGCGATGTAGCCGACTTCGCCCGCTGCCAATTCGGGGACCGGCTTCATAGTGGGGCTGAATACGCCGAGTTCGAGCGGCATGGTCTGCGCGCCGGAAATCATCAGCTTGAGTTCCTGGTTGGCCCTGAATGTGCCTTCGGCCACGCGCACGTAAGCGATCACGCCCTTGTACGAGTCGTAGTGGCTGTCGAAGATCAGCGCGCGCGGCGGCAGCGTGGCGTCGCCTACGGGCGGCGGGATGCGCTTGACGATGGCTTCGAGGATCTGGTCAACGTTGATCCCCGTCTTGGCACTGACGCGGATCACGTCTTCGGCGGGATAGCCGAGCACGTCTTCGATCTCCTGGGCGATGTCGTCGGGCATCGCGCCGGGCAAGTCGATCTTGTTGACGACCGGTATGATCTCCAGGTCGTGTTCCAGCGCCATATACAGGTTGGCGAGCGTTTGCGCTTCGATGCCCTGCGTGCTGTCCACGATGAGCAGTGCGCCTTCGCATGCCTGCAGCGCGCGGGAGACTTCGTAGGAAAAGTCCACGTGACCGGGCGTGTCGATCAGGTTCATTTCGTAGGTTTCGCCATCGGACGCGGTGTACTGCATGCGGACGGCGGAGGCCTTGATGGTCACGCCGCGCTCGCGTTCCAGGTCCATGCTGTCGAGCACTTGTTCTTGCATATCGCGCTCGCTGATCGTGCCCGTAATCTGCAGCAGGCGGTCGGCAAGCGTACTCTTGCCGTGATCGATATGCGCGATAATTGAAAAATTGCGGATGTGCGATTTGTCCATGTGGGCGTCTGAGTAGCCTGCTATGCGCTTGCGCGCTTAACGGTAGGGTGTGGGAATCGAGTGGCGAATTGACCCTAGTATAACGCGGTTAGGGCAGGTTGAACATAGCCTGGCCTACGCCCGCGCGCCGGTTCCGGCTGCTGGACACGGCACCTCAATTTTACCCTAGCGCAAAGCCGCCTCCAGGACAAGTGAGTTTTGGCAGGTCGGTGACCGCAGCAACAACTTACCCGGTTCCGCCGTAATAGAGTGTAGAACGTTCCGTAGGGATGAGGAGGAGGCTGCTGACATGTCCGACCTGTTGAATCAGAGGCTCTCGCGGCGAACGCTGCTGCGCATCGGCGGGTGCGCGGTCGTGACGGCAATGGCCGGGGGCGCTGGCGCGATCGTCGCCACGCAAACCGACCTGCTGGACCGGCTTCAGGGGGTGACCGATACGGAAGTGCTCGCCCGCGACGCCTGGGATTACGCGGACGGCACGCTGACCATCGACCTGGAGCGCGTGCCCGACCTTGCCGCGCTGAACACCGCCCTGCGGCTGGAAGACGACGCGATGCCGGAGCCGCTGCTGATCGTGCATGGCGCGGACGACGACTATTATGTGTTCGTCAACCTCTGCTCCCATAACCAGCGCAAGGTCGATCCGGTGGAGGGCATGCTGAAATGCGTGTGTCCCAGCCACTCCACCTTCGACTATGCGGGCACAGTCCTGTCCGGCCCGGCCAAGACAGGGCTGACGACCTATGCCGTGACACAGGCAGGCGAAAGTCTGGTTGTGACGCTGAGCTAGGCGCCGTACGCGTGCCGGTAGTACATCGGGGCATAAAACTATCTCTGGTTACGTGGGAGTAGAGCTTACTCTACCCGGTAGGGGCAGTTCATGAACCGCGCCTACACACAAACGGGCGGAGCAAGCCCCGCCCCTACGGAACGCGGGTCCATTAGAGTGTGAGAAACCGGTCACCTCGCGCCAAAAGTGCAAAACAGGCTTTGCGCCGGGCGGCAGCCTACGGGGTCTTGCCGCGCCCCCGGCAACTCACTATACTCTGCGGCGGTCAAAATCGGCTATAGTCTTGCTATAGCTATAGTCTCCATAGCAACACCCCCAAATTGGCATCCAGGCACGGAAGGTGAGGCAGCGTGGGATCGCTACGCAAAGGCTTGGGCCGGACGCGGCAGTCCTTCTTCGGGCGGATTGCGCAGGCGTTTGGCTCAACAGAAATAACCGAAGAGACATGGGACGACGTGGAGGCGCTGCTCATCCAGGCGGATGTCGGCGTGCCCACGACGCTGAAGATCATCGACAATATGAAGTCGCGCGTGCGACGCGAGGGCATCACGCGCCAGCCGCAGCTCATCGAGGCGCTCAAGGACGAGCTGCGCGGCCTGCTGAAGGAGCCGACGCCGCTCAACTTGAGCGGGCGTAAGCTGTCCGTGATGCTGATCGCGGGGGTGAACGGGTCCGGCAAGACGACCTCCATCGGCAAGATCGCATACCGTATGCGGCTCAACAACCGCAAAGTGCTGGTCGCGGCGGGCGACACGTTCCGCGCGGCGGCGATCGAACAGCTCCAGATGTGGGGCGAGCGCGCGCAGGTGCCGGTCATCGCCGGGCGGCCCAACAGCGACCCGGCAGCCGTGGTGTACGACGCGGTCAACGCGGCCACGGCGCGCGGCGTCGAGGTGCTGATCGTGGACACTGCCGGGCGTCTGCACAGCAACACGAACCTGATGAGCGAGCTGATCAAGGTGCGGGACGTGCTGCGCCGCGTGGTCCCGGACGCGCCGCACGAGGCGCTGCTGGTACTGGACGGCACGACCGGCCAGAACGCGCTGACGCAGGCCAAAAAGTTCCAGGAAGCGATCGACATTACCGGCGTAGTCGTGACCAAGCTCGACAGCTCCGCCAAGGGCGGCATGCTGTTCGCCATCCAGCAGGAGCTGGGTCTACCGATCCACTACATTGGCATCGGCGAAGCCATGCACGATCTGGTGTTCTTTAACCCGGCAGCGTTTGTAGACAGCCTGTTTGAAAACGGCGACGAGGAGTAAAGACGTGGAAGACTTGATCAGCCGCCTGAACGAAATGCGCGAAACGTTAGACCAGCTCATGGAGCGTCTTTGACCTCGCTTCACAGCGTGACGAAGCTGCGATCTTAGAGGAAGAATCTGCCCAGTCGACGTTTTGGGACAATCCGCAGGACGCCCAACGCAAGATGCGGCGGCTGGCGCGGCTGAAGGCCAACGTCGAGCAGTGGGACAGTGCACTGCGCCGCATCAACGACGCGATCGAGCTGGCGGAACTGGGCGACGAGGATTTCGCGCCGGAGCTGACCGCCGAGACGGATGCGCTGGCAGCGGTGGTCGACGATCTTGACTTCCGCGCCAAGCTCAGCGGCGAATACGACACGGAAGACGCCTATCTCGCGATCCATTCGGGCGCGGGCGGCACCGACGCTGCCGACTGGGCGGCGATGCTGCTGCGCATGTTCGTGCGCTGGGCGGAGCGGCGCGGGTTCAAGGTCGAAGTGGTGGACGAGATGCCGGGCGACGAGGCCGGGATCAAGAGCGTCACGCTGGCGATTCAGGGCGATTACGCTTACGGCTACCTGAAGTCCGAGCGCGGCGTGCACCGGCTGGTGCGGCTCAGCCCGTTCGACTCGGCGCACCGGCGGCATACGTCGTTCGTGCTGGTCGAAGTGTGGCCGGACGTGCAGGAGGAGATTGACCTGGAGATCAAGGACAGCGATCTTCAGATCGACACCTACCGGTCGGCGGGCGCGGGCGGCCAGAACGTGCAGAAAAACGAGACGGCAATCCGCATCACACACGTGCCGACGGGCCTCGTCGTGACGTGCCAGAACGAGCGCAGCCAGGCGCAAAACCGCGAGCGCGCGATGCAGGTGCTGAAGTCGCGCTTGCTGGACCTGGAACGGCACAAGCAGGAAGAGGAGTTCGCGGAGCTGAAGGGCGAGCACATCAGTGCCGGGTGGGGCAACGCCATCCGCTCCTACGTGCTGCATCCGTACCAGCTCGTGAAGGATACGCGCACCGGGCACGAGAGCGGCAACACGCAGGCTGTGCTCGACGGCGACCTGGACGCGTTTATGGAAGCGTACCTCTCCGCGCGGGTCGGCGCGTGACGGGCGCCGTGCGCTGAGTGCCCCATCCCCTAGCCCCTTTCCCCGCAAGGAGGGATGGGGAACCAGGAAAAGGCAAAAGCCGGGCGGAGCAAGTCCCGCCCCTACGGATCGAGGGGTCAGTGGGCGGGCGAAAAAATACGGTGCTCGCAGTAAAAAAGCGCGTAATGCGCTCAAGAGATGACGACCACTTCCCGGCACGGTTCGCCGGGAAGTTGCGTTATGGACTAAGATAAGTATAACCTTGAGATGAGTTTTTCACGGTAGTAACACCAGGCGGGGGACTGCGTACGCCGATGATCACAGGCCGACCCTATCTCGACTTCGAACTGCGGATCGACGATCTCGGCGGTGGGCGCTACCGTGCGACCGTGGCCGAGATGCCGCTGGGCGAGGGCCAGGTCTCCAACGAGTTCACGCTGCCGTTGGCGGACGACGATCTGCGGCGCACACTGGCGATCCTCAGCGGGACGACCAACGCACCGGAAGCCGTCCGCGACGCCACGGCGCGCAGCTTTGGCGAGGCGCTGTTCGGCGCGGTGTTCGACGGGCCGGTGTACACCGTCTATTTCTCCAGCCGCGACCGCGCCAGTGACGCGGCGGGGCTGCGCGTCAAGCTCTCGCTGGACAACGCGGGCGCGCTGGCGACCCTGCCGTGGGAGTTTCTGCGCGACCCGGCGGTGGATTACCTCGCGCTGTCGAGCCGGACGCCGCTGGTGCGCTATCCGCGCCGCCTGACTCAGCGGCCCAAGCCCAGCTTCGCGCTGCCGCTGCGAGTGCTGGTGATGATTTCCAGCCCGCGCGACATGCCCCCGATCGACGAACAGGCCGAATGGGACCGTTTGCTGGCGGCCACCGAGCCGCTGCGTAAGCGCGGCGTGCTGGAACTGGTCCTGCTCGAAGATGCCTCCCTGCGTACGCTTCAGCGCGTGCTGCGCAGCGGCGAATTTCACGTGTTCCACTACATCGGCCACAGCACGTACGATCCGGTCACGCATCAGGGCATGATCGCGCTGGAAGATCCGTACGGCGAGGGCAGCAGCTTCCCCGTGCGCGGCGAAGATCTGGCGCGCGAGTTGAGCGAAGAGAACGCGATCCGGCTGGCCGTCCTGAACTCGTGCCAGAGTGCGACGGAGCCGGGCACCGATCCGTTTGCGGGCATCGCCAGCAGCCTCGTGCAGCGCGGCATCCCGGCGGTGATCGCCATGCAGACGGTCATCGGCGAAGAAGCGGCCCGCGCCTTTTCGGAAGAGCTGTATCGCGCGGTGGCAGAAGGGCTGCCCGTGGACGCGGCGCTATCCGAAGCCCGGCGCGCGATCGATCACGCTGTCGGCGGGATCGAGTGGGCGACGCCCGTGCTGTACATGCGCGCGGCAGACGGCGTGTTGTTCGAGATCACGGCGGCGCGCGCGACCCATCGCCCGGCGTGGCGGCAGCAGGGCGTGATTCTGCCGGTCGCGGCGGTGCTGGTCATGATGGCGCTGGTGGCCGGGCTGCTGCTGGTGTTCCGTCCCGGCGGCGATACGCCCGAACCGACCCCGAACGCGGCGCTGGATCTGGTGATCGACAGCATCGAGGTGTTCCCGCCGAATCCCTTACCCGGCGAAAAGGCGGCAGTCATCGTGCACGTGACCAACGGCGGATCGGGGCCGGTGGGGCCATTCAGCTATGACTTCAGCCAGGACGTGCTCGACGCGACGCCTAGCTTCACCGGCGAGAGCACCGGGCTGGCCGCGGGCGACAGCGCCTCGCTGTTCATCCCGCATGCATTCAACTGGTGGGGCGCGTTCGTGTCGGAAGTCCGCATCGACGTAACCAGCGCCGTGCCCGAAACGGACGAGTTCAACAACACCGCGCGCTATCCCGTGGTGACCGCCGACGGCGACTTTCTGCTGACGTTCGACACGCTGCCGGGCGGCATCCAGGTTGAAGCGTCGATGCCGCTGCCCGCCGACGCGTTCAGCAAGTGGGGCTTCCGCTTCGAGGTCGTGCCGGGCAGCGACGAGGAATGCGAGGGGGCCGTGCCGTGGATCGTCGTGGAGGGCGAATCGCGGCACCTGGGCACCGGCCTGCCGGACTCGCCGGACGTGTGCACGAGCGGATCGCTGGTGTTCGTGGACGAGCGCAGTCCAGTCAGCGGCGTGATCGCGACGTTCGACGTGCCCCGGACCACGACGTACCGCATGACGGCGTTCAACACGTTGGGCACGGAAATCGACATCGCGGCGGACGAGATCGGACCGGGGCAGGGCACGCTCGAAATTTCGGGCGGGTTCCCGACGCGGCTGGAAATCGCGCGCGCGGTGATCGCGCCCATTGACGACGGGCCGCTGCGCATCAAGCAGATCGATCTGGCACAGCCCGCGCGCCTCTCAACGCGCTGAGCTGGCGGATCCCATCCCGGCGCACCTGGTTGCGTCGCGCGGGGGATCGTGCTATAACGAAATCACTGTGGGGACATCCGATGAGTCTCAAGGCAAGAAAGCAAGCCGGTTGTAAAAAAGGCTTGACTTCTTGCCTATGTCTGCTATACTCAGGCATTGGCGCAATTGCGGTGTAAACGGGCGTATTGTCGTAAAGTCAACGGGAGGGCGTGGTGCTGGTAGCTCCCGATGCTCGCAATGCCGGTGAAATAAGGCCCTTGGTCGTGGGACGCTTCGTTCAGGGTTGTGAAGACTGGGTAGGGCGGTAAGACCAGGGTTTCGGGCAGGTGCGGACAAGTGAGACTTCTCCCCCAATTGGAAATGGGATAAGGGACCAGGCGCAGAAACAACAGGTTTCGTGCGCTGTTTTGCTTTGGTACCGGGATTGATGCCGGTGCCGGGACAATCTGGGAATCCGCAGTTGGCCTTGGTCTGTTTCCTGATCGGTTCCACTCTCTACTATCAACGCGTTACATTCGTTATGTCCTTTCAGTTGGATAGGTAACACCCGAGCGCAGAGGAGGGCACGCCTTGGAGGCGAAAGACTTTAGCGCACTGCGTATTAGCTTGGCATCGCCCGAGCAAATCCGGTCCTGGTCCTATGGCGAGGTCACCAAGCCTGAGACGATCAATTATCGTCGTCTCCGACCAGAAAAGGACGGATTGTTCTGTGAGGCCATCTTCGGCCCCACCAAGGACTACCAGTGTTACTGCGGCAAGTACAAGAACGTACGTTATCGCGGCATAGTCTGCGATAAGTGCGGTGTTGAAGTGACCCGCTCGTCGGTTCGCCGCGAGCGTCTGGGTCACATCGAACTGGCTGCGCCGGTGGCGCACGTGTGGTATACCCGCCGGGTACCGAGCTACCTGGGTATTCTGCTCGACGTGAGCCGCCGCAACCTCGACCGCGTGCTGTATTTTGCGCAGTACGTCATCACGCACGTAGACGAAGAGTCGCGGCAGAAGGCACTGCGCCGCATCGACGACCAGATCGCCGATCAGGTCGAGCAGATCCAGTCGGAACTGGAAAACCAGCAAGAGAATATTCGCGCCATCCGCGAAGAGGACCTGGGCGATCTTCAGGGCCAGATCGACGCGATCAACCAGAAGCACAATGCCGAGCGCGACCGTCTGTCCGAAGTGGTCATGGGCGAGGCGCAACTGCTGCAAGAGCGCATCGATTCGCAGATGGGCAGCAAGCTCCAGTCGGATCTGTTCTTCGAGTCGGCGGGTGTGCTGATCGCCGATAAGGGCGATCGCATCGAGCACAGTATGCTGGCCGCCGTTCAGGAAGCCGCTAAGGACCGCCTGAACGACATCGTGGAAGAAGTCGAGTCGCGGCGCGAGGCCGAGCTGGCCGAACTGGACGCACGCATGGACGAGCGTACCACCGCCGCCGCCGACGAGATCCAGGGCGTTCAGTCCGAGTCGGACCGCCGCCTGACGCGGATTCACGGCACGGCCAGCGAAGCGCGCGACGAGCTGCTCTCGCTCCAGCCGCTCCAGTTTCTGGGCGAGCCGCGCTACCGCGAACTCAAGCAAAAGTACGGCCAGGTGTTCAAGGCCGATATGGGCGCGGAAGCGTTCCTTGAGATTCTGCGCCACATGGATCTGGAACGGCTCGCCAAAGAGCTGTGGCACGAGGTCCGCAGCACGCGCAGCAAGCAGCGCCGCAAGAAGGCGACCAAGCGTCTGCGCGTGGTGGAAAGCCTGATCAAGAGCAACAACCGGCCCGAATGGATGATCCTGACCGTGCTGCCGGTGATCCCGCCCGACCTGCGCCCGATGGTGCAGCTCGACGGTGGGCGTTTCGCCACGTCGGACCTGAACGACCTGTACCGCCGCGTCATCAACCGCAACAACCGCCTCAAGCGGCTGTTGGAACTGGGCGCGCCGGACGTGATCGTGCGCAACGAAAAGCGTATGCTTCAGGAAGCTGTGGACAGCCTGATCGACAACAGCCAGCGCGGCAAGGCGCTCAGCCGCCGGGGCCGCCGCGAGCTGAAGTCCCTGAGCGATATGCTCAAGGGTAAGAAGGGCCGTTTCCGCCGCAACCTGCTGGGTAAGCGCGTGGACTACTCTGGCCGCAGCGTCATCGTCATCGGTCCGAAGCTGAAGCTGCACCAGTGCGGCCTGCCCAAGATCATGGCGCTGGAACTGTACCGCCCGTTCGTGATCAGCCGTCTCGTCCAGTACAACTACGCCAGCAACGTCAAGGGCGCCAAGCGCATCATCGAACGCGAGCGGCCTGAAGTCTGGGAAGTGCTGGAAGAGGTCATCCAGGAGCGTCCGGTGCTGCTCAACCGCGCGCCGACGCTGCACCGCCTGGGTATCCAGGCCTTCGAGCCGCAGTTGGTCGAGGGGAAGGCGATTCAGATCCACCCGCTGGTCTGCTCGGCGTTCAACGCGGACTTCGACGGCGACCAGATGGCCGTGCACGTGCCGCTAAGTGACAAGGCCGTGACCGAAGCGCGC
This sequence is a window from Aggregatilinea lenta. Protein-coding genes within it:
- a CDS encoding CinA family nicotinamide mononucleotide deamidase-related protein yields the protein MNAEVISIGTELLLGEIVDTNSAYIARQLRDIGMNLFYLTTVGDNLERSAAAIRDALGRADVVITTGGLGPTVDDMTRQAVARATDRELEFRPDLLEEIAERFRQMGAIMSDNNRLQAYIPAGAIPIHNRTGTAPCFIVEAPQGTVISLPGVPHEMKDILAASVLPYLRERVGGQGIIKARVLRTAGIGESQIDARITDLMAWSNPTVGLAAHTGQTDIRITARADSEAEADGMIAEAEAVIRERVGDFIYGTGQEPFNAAFARLLRDNGLTLAVSYTGPDGATVAARLREALEADETVLPHVETGDVDALLARLDWTEADFDAAHRDYCTLSQSEAERLIGATGASVVLAMVTDADGTGITAQAGDQSRSRCYGYGVVEGEKPFWAETWAMSMAWRLLLQTGLIRARSAE
- the lepA gene encoding translation elongation factor 4, whose product is MDKSHIRNFSIIAHIDHGKSTLADRLLQITGTISERDMQEQVLDSMDLERERGVTIKASAVRMQYTASDGETYEMNLIDTPGHVDFSYEVSRALQACEGALLIVDSTQGIEAQTLANLYMALEHDLEIIPVVNKIDLPGAMPDDIAQEIEDVLGYPAEDVIRVSAKTGINVDQILEAIVKRIPPPVGDATLPPRALIFDSHYDSYKGVIAYVRVAEGTFRANQELKLMISGAQTMPLELGVFSPTMKPVPELAAGEVGYIATGLKTVRECRVGDTITLAQGGATEPMPGYKHIKPMVYASFYPSDNDDYNDLRDALEKLQLNDASLSYTPETSQALNFGFRVGFLGLFHMEIVQERLEREYDLDLLATAPSVEYQLLMRDGEVVTITSPADLPDPSVIDEIREPWMSIEIFTPEAYIGAIMELVTSKRGEYVNMEYLDPMRVLLKYRLPLAEMIIDFYSRLKAATRGYASLDYHLDEYRAEKLVKLDVLVNKQPVDALAMIVHEDEAFHKGQRLVTQLKRLIPRQLYEVPIQAAIGKHIVSRANVKALRKDVLAKCYGGDISRKKKLLEKQKKGKKRLKMIGNVEVPQEAFMAVLRLDDDD
- a CDS encoding CHAT domain-containing protein; amino-acid sequence: MITGRPYLDFELRIDDLGGGRYRATVAEMPLGEGQVSNEFTLPLADDDLRRTLAILSGTTNAPEAVRDATARSFGEALFGAVFDGPVYTVYFSSRDRASDAAGLRVKLSLDNAGALATLPWEFLRDPAVDYLALSSRTPLVRYPRRLTQRPKPSFALPLRVLVMISSPRDMPPIDEQAEWDRLLAATEPLRKRGVLELVLLEDASLRTLQRVLRSGEFHVFHYIGHSTYDPVTHQGMIALEDPYGEGSSFPVRGEDLARELSEENAIRLAVLNSCQSATEPGTDPFAGIASSLVQRGIPAVIAMQTVIGEEAARAFSEELYRAVAEGLPVDAALSEARRAIDHAVGGIEWATPVLYMRAADGVLFEITAARATHRPAWRQQGVILPVAAVLVMMALVAGLLLVFRPGGDTPEPTPNAALDLVIDSIEVFPPNPLPGEKAAVIVHVTNGGSGPVGPFSYDFSQDVLDATPSFTGESTGLAAGDSASLFIPHAFNWWGAFVSEVRIDVTSAVPETDEFNNTARYPVVTADGDFLLTFDTLPGGIQVEASMPLPADAFSKWGFRFEVVPGSDEECEGAVPWIVVEGESRHLGTGLPDSPDVCTSGSLVFVDERSPVSGVIATFDVPRTTTYRMTAFNTLGTEIDIAADEIGPGQGTLEISGGFPTRLEIARAVIAPIDDGPLRIKQIDLAQPARLSTR
- the prfB gene encoding peptide chain release factor 2 (programmed frameshift) translates to MEDLISRLNEMRETLDQLMERLDLASQRDEAAILEEESAQSTFWDNPQDAQRKMRRLARLKANVEQWDSALRRINDAIELAELGDEDFAPELTAETDALAAVVDDLDFRAKLSGEYDTEDAYLAIHSGAGGTDAADWAAMLLRMFVRWAERRGFKVEVVDEMPGDEAGIKSVTLAIQGDYAYGYLKSERGVHRLVRLSPFDSAHRRHTSFVLVEVWPDVQEEIDLEIKDSDLQIDTYRSAGAGGQNVQKNETAIRITHVPTGLVVTCQNERSQAQNRERAMQVLKSRLLDLERHKQEEEFAELKGEHISAGWGNAIRSYVLHPYQLVKDTRTGHESGNTQAVLDGDLDAFMEAYLSARVGA
- a CDS encoding GNAT family N-acetyltransferase; the encoded protein is MTNDRQHSAPQPIPQHVTSERLVIRPTTRADAPYLRQWWNNPAIMGPSGSGDGMQNYDETDMDNWFCRHVDGRTEARHFVICLRDADETPIGEFYIACDDRPGCVTFSIAIGETTLWGQGFATEAVLAYADAVFKSGCCGALRLDVPVSNERALHMAQSLGFQVEHVWANGLKRTMILTRDALELRRASLHERS
- the ftsY gene encoding signal recognition particle-docking protein FtsY, which gives rise to MGSLRKGLGRTRQSFFGRIAQAFGSTEITEETWDDVEALLIQADVGVPTTLKIIDNMKSRVRREGITRQPQLIEALKDELRGLLKEPTPLNLSGRKLSVMLIAGVNGSGKTTSIGKIAYRMRLNNRKVLVAAGDTFRAAAIEQLQMWGERAQVPVIAGRPNSDPAAVVYDAVNAATARGVEVLIVDTAGRLHSNTNLMSELIKVRDVLRRVVPDAPHEALLVLDGTTGQNALTQAKKFQEAIDITGVVVTKLDSSAKGGMLFAIQQELGLPIHYIGIGEAMHDLVFFNPAAFVDSLFENGDEE
- a CDS encoding ubiquinol-cytochrome c reductase iron-sulfur subunit; the encoded protein is MSDLLNQRLSRRTLLRIGGCAVVTAMAGGAGAIVATQTDLLDRLQGVTDTEVLARDAWDYADGTLTIDLERVPDLAALNTALRLEDDAMPEPLLIVHGADDDYYVFVNLCSHNQRKVDPVEGMLKCVCPSHSTFDYAGTVLSGPAKTGLTTYAVTQAGESLVVTLS